The proteins below are encoded in one region of Flammeovirga kamogawensis:
- a CDS encoding OmpA family protein, protein MNKSMIKKKNNKHLLLVKSTIVFCFLFFTCQSLLLAQREYKKLPDNVSSSSFREYAPTLNAEGNIMIFQANMGENNRWGIYETTTPDNGVTWTDPVSLDSINNYGEANDLIGGPSISYDGNTLYYFASFKESLGSEDIFYSTRIGDKWSSPKNIGAPINTALYEGFPSVSADGQSMYFICFDTVSTNSLGSSCFSIKVAKKDEKGNWGEPVLLPAPINLGCEKAPRILSDGRSLIFSSIRAGGKGKYDLWMSKLGFNGEWSEPVNLDFVNTERDDLYASISASGETLYFLNDGEVDPKVLKKYPNMKGQEDIFTAFIPEHFRLYKNVTFQGKVFNTDDNSPVSATISVRDRSTTEKLFDLPVAEDGKYALVLTEGIDYEASVNAEGYSNIIFSEDLTELEEYKQINKDIGLFDRTDLELEIYDADLMELINADIQIKSLTTQEIITDIEIIEKENVKHLMLPIGDKYELTISKNNFKPSVFNFDLSSFVLYQKFQKSIELAPNKVELEFNIADAATQEGLEAMIFLYNTETDERIAIPAEMGADGKYKVEVRDGANYQVEVRSPRGYSFFSSKLKAGKKKNFDVALTELKPNTKLPLKDILFESNSSEIIESSYKELKRLVKLMKDNPNIVVELAAHTDDVGAENYNQKLSESRAQTVAMYVMQFNIPRARLAPRGYGESQPSTTNDTEENKAKNRRVELMVLSINN, encoded by the coding sequence ATGAATAAGAGTATGATTAAGAAAAAGAACAACAAACATCTACTACTCGTTAAAAGTACTATCGTTTTTTGTTTTTTATTCTTTACATGCCAATCACTTCTACTAGCTCAACGAGAGTATAAAAAATTACCAGACAATGTAAGTTCTAGTAGTTTTAGAGAATACGCTCCTACCCTAAATGCTGAAGGAAATATCATGATTTTTCAAGCAAATATGGGAGAAAATAACCGTTGGGGAATTTATGAAACAACAACACCTGATAATGGTGTTACATGGACTGACCCAGTATCTTTAGATAGCATCAATAATTATGGTGAAGCGAATGACTTAATTGGTGGTCCTTCGATTTCTTATGATGGTAACACACTTTATTATTTTGCCTCGTTTAAAGAGAGTTTAGGTTCAGAAGATATTTTCTATTCAACTCGTATTGGTGATAAATGGAGTTCTCCTAAAAATATTGGAGCTCCTATTAATACAGCACTTTATGAAGGTTTCCCAAGTGTTAGTGCAGATGGGCAAAGTATGTATTTTATTTGTTTCGATACTGTAAGTACAAACTCTTTAGGTAGTAGTTGTTTTAGTATTAAAGTAGCTAAGAAAGATGAAAAAGGAAATTGGGGAGAACCTGTATTATTACCTGCTCCTATTAATTTAGGTTGTGAAAAGGCCCCTAGAATCTTATCAGATGGGCGTTCTTTAATATTCTCTTCTATTCGTGCAGGAGGTAAAGGAAAATACGATTTATGGATGTCTAAATTAGGTTTTAATGGAGAATGGTCTGAACCTGTAAACTTAGATTTTGTAAATACTGAAAGAGACGATTTATATGCTTCTATTTCTGCATCTGGAGAAACACTCTATTTCCTAAATGATGGAGAGGTTGACCCTAAGGTTTTAAAGAAATACCCAAATATGAAAGGGCAGGAAGATATATTTACTGCTTTTATACCAGAACATTTCAGGCTATATAAAAACGTAACTTTCCAAGGTAAGGTATTTAATACCGATGATAACTCACCTGTATCTGCAACTATTAGTGTAAGGGATAGATCTACAACAGAAAAACTATTTGATTTACCCGTTGCCGAAGATGGTAAGTATGCTTTAGTATTAACAGAAGGAATTGACTACGAAGCGAGCGTAAATGCAGAAGGCTATTCTAATATTATCTTCTCGGAAGATTTAACGGAACTAGAAGAATACAAACAAATTAATAAAGATATTGGACTTTTTGACCGTACTGATTTAGAGTTAGAAATTTATGATGCGGATTTAATGGAATTAATCAATGCCGATATACAAATCAAAAGTTTAACTACTCAAGAAATTATTACTGATATTGAAATTATTGAAAAAGAGAATGTAAAACACCTCATGTTGCCAATTGGTGATAAATATGAGCTAACAATCTCAAAAAATAACTTTAAGCCATCTGTTTTTAATTTTGATTTAAGCTCATTTGTACTTTATCAAAAGTTCCAAAAATCTATTGAATTAGCCCCAAATAAAGTAGAATTAGAGTTTAACATTGCCGATGCCGCAACACAAGAAGGATTAGAAGCAATGATTTTCTTATACAACACAGAAACAGACGAACGTATTGCCATTCCTGCAGAAATGGGGGCCGATGGTAAATATAAAGTTGAAGTTAGAGATGGTGCAAATTATCAAGTTGAAGTACGTAGTCCTAGAGGGTATTCTTTCTTCTCTTCTAAACTAAAAGCGGGTAAAAAGAAAAACTTTGATGTTGCACTTACCGAGTTAAAGCCAAATACGAAGCTACCATTAAAAGACATTCTATTTGAATCTAATTCTTCAGAAATTATAGAAAGTTCTTACAAAGAATTAAAGCGTTTGGTTAAGCTAATGAAGGATAACCCAAACATTGTTGTTGAACTTGCCGCACATACTGATGATGTAGGGGCTGAAAATTATAATCAGAAACTATCTGAAAGTAGAGCACAAACTGTAGCCATGTATGTTATGCAATTCAATATTCCTAGAGCAAGACTTGCCCCTAGAGGATATGGAGAATCTCAACCATCAACTACAAATGATACGGAAGAGAATAAGGCCAAAAATAGAAGAGTAGAATTAATGGTTCTTTCTATCAACAACTAA
- a CDS encoding DUF4384 domain-containing protein — translation MQTIKNYSLLLLLLFFSFLVFAKDQKPTWINYAERNATYPRDKFLVGWQVKENVPKEGVQEARKELTQLAKVELAEGVYVKIESVSKMDIGNASGASFENFKQNSTSFSKVNINGVQQKHYYDEKNLTLYVLVYANIAEVIKVNQTKLTALTSKLSSSLNQAKNNNATGNTMLAKKELNRLLPIIREIEEIYTVSITLGQAISIDYEDFLAKETEVSTLLNTLNNRNINTVSELSADISMTLSDQLQLSQQPVNLECFTFEDTKMGSRFSRELFQRLSLDLGKENKFVVKNTRGISPSKYTITGTVWEKKDHLSIISILRENESGSVIGSSESQILKSTLSESDYKPQNLSQAVSTQQQFLSNTVENSGLSMDVLTNKGNTSTLFTQGERMSLYVKANRPCFVRFIYHMADGTKILLQDNYKISPDQVNKMIKVSQEFECSAPFGVETLQAFARTDIPFEPLNVVQYDRMSIIQDDLQTINAKNRNLSQTQSEDSQKEIAFSEKRVVITTLPAQ, via the coding sequence ATGCAGACTATAAAAAATTATTCTTTACTACTCCTTTTATTGTTTTTTAGTTTTCTAGTATTTGCAAAAGATCAGAAACCTACATGGATAAATTATGCAGAAAGAAATGCAACTTACCCTAGAGATAAGTTTCTTGTTGGTTGGCAGGTAAAAGAAAATGTACCCAAAGAAGGGGTGCAAGAAGCAAGAAAAGAGCTTACACAATTGGCTAAAGTTGAACTTGCCGAGGGTGTATATGTTAAGATCGAAAGTGTAAGTAAAATGGATATTGGTAATGCTTCGGGAGCCTCTTTCGAAAACTTTAAGCAAAACAGTACTTCATTTTCTAAAGTCAATATTAATGGAGTACAACAAAAACACTATTACGACGAGAAAAATCTTACGCTATATGTTTTAGTTTATGCCAACATTGCAGAAGTCATTAAGGTTAATCAAACAAAACTTACTGCACTTACTAGTAAACTTTCATCATCGTTAAATCAAGCAAAAAATAATAATGCAACTGGTAATACTATGCTCGCAAAAAAAGAGCTAAACAGATTATTACCTATCATTAGAGAAATAGAAGAAATTTATACCGTTTCTATCACTTTAGGACAGGCTATTAGTATTGACTACGAAGATTTTTTAGCAAAAGAAACTGAGGTATCTACACTTCTAAATACATTAAACAATAGAAATATTAATACAGTTTCAGAACTTTCAGCTGATATTTCTATGACTTTAAGTGATCAACTTCAATTATCTCAACAGCCTGTTAACTTAGAGTGCTTTACCTTTGAAGACACAAAAATGGGTAGTCGTTTTTCTAGAGAATTGTTTCAAAGGTTATCACTTGATTTAGGGAAAGAAAATAAATTCGTAGTTAAGAATACAAGAGGTATTAGCCCTTCAAAATATACAATTACTGGTACTGTTTGGGAAAAGAAAGATCACCTCTCAATCATCTCCATATTAAGAGAAAATGAAAGTGGAAGTGTAATTGGCAGTTCAGAAAGTCAAATTTTAAAATCTACACTTTCAGAGAGCGACTATAAACCTCAAAACCTTTCGCAAGCAGTATCAACACAGCAACAATTCCTTTCTAACACTGTAGAAAACTCTGGTTTAAGTATGGATGTACTTACAAATAAGGGGAACACAAGCACACTGTTTACACAAGGAGAGAGAATGTCGTTGTATGTAAAAGCAAACAGACCTTGTTTTGTACGTTTTATTTACCATATGGCAGATGGTACAAAAATATTACTTCAAGACAATTATAAGATATCTCCAGATCAAGTAAATAAAATGATAAAAGTAAGTCAAGAGTTTGAATGCTCTGCTCCATTTGGGGTAGAAACATTACAAGCATTTGCACGTACCGATATCCCTTTTGAACCACTTAATGTTGTGCAGTACGATAGAATGTCAATCATTCAAGATGATTTACAGACAATTAATGCTAAGAATAGAAACTTAAGTCAAACTCAATCGGAAGATTCACAAAAAGAAATTGCTTTTTCGGAGAAACGTGTTGTAATAACAACATTACCAGCTCAGTAA
- a CDS encoding caspase family protein gives MKYKVILNCFLFLLFPFLTQAQSVEEIWEKHMKNARDWYEIDEFQNALQDFIKAKETLPTDSVAYLEGALSAAYANNNDSFEQLKEEFTSVFKYTSPAFNEYSEIMFMSAVTNAEGEELVKLLKIGVNQYPNNSDAYAGPLLATYFENNQIEEAQKLLERIVPTSENPEFAYTLGVIYQNTGAIEKAIDNYEIATTLDINHLDANYNLGTVFYNQAVAEINKINELSLEDFEKSSLAYNMKATELLKMAKPYIDKAASGDKNATDAFEFLQTTLVLIDHMDNVRETLAITSTERLIPPTTGFAQESITISESTPASTQPIPTPTVAPSAPSTPVAVVPKPANVPSAPAELMMSDLAFEYEGGVTTLSKGGSGKIKLRVDNWGKGAAVKPIVKLLPTMSVPGLSFDRAVEIKDLGPGEGVQVEISVHYEKPNAVSRGFKTIKAPQNKFRVMIQDSLNNRSDMQEFVLNLDQSESTASTPAVAVKTVQQGKNYLLLIACNDYQQWTPLVNAVNDAKKIKDVLTTYYHYDKENVFEIYNGDVTKSNISKMVREINTKIGEEDKLLIYYSGHGYYDDFTQEGYWVPASAAMSQDDMSSYLSNTTILNYIKGLNTKHTLLIADACFSGSLFATKSRGMMYAERVENFKSRWGLSSGGLTEVSDGNAGEHSPFNHYLTKYLVNNTIEKLTISSIALYVRQTVMSNTMQEPQGKPLRNVGHEGGEYIFHLKASPTIEEGK, from the coding sequence ATGAAATATAAAGTAATTTTAAACTGTTTCCTTTTCTTGTTATTTCCGTTTCTTACACAAGCACAAAGTGTAGAAGAAATCTGGGAAAAACACATGAAAAATGCACGTGATTGGTACGAAATAGATGAGTTCCAAAATGCATTACAAGATTTCATTAAAGCTAAAGAAACATTACCTACTGATTCTGTAGCATATTTAGAAGGAGCACTATCTGCTGCTTATGCCAATAATAACGACTCTTTTGAACAATTAAAAGAAGAGTTTACATCGGTATTTAAATACACATCCCCTGCTTTTAATGAGTACTCAGAAATTATGTTTATGAGTGCTGTAACTAATGCAGAAGGAGAAGAATTGGTAAAATTATTGAAAATTGGCGTTAATCAATATCCAAATAATAGCGATGCTTATGCCGGTCCTTTATTAGCTACTTATTTTGAGAATAATCAAATTGAAGAAGCTCAAAAATTACTAGAAAGAATAGTGCCTACAAGTGAAAATCCAGAATTTGCTTATACACTTGGCGTGATCTATCAGAATACAGGTGCTATTGAAAAAGCAATTGATAATTATGAAATCGCTACTACTTTAGACATAAATCATCTTGATGCTAATTATAACTTGGGTACTGTTTTTTACAACCAAGCTGTTGCAGAAATCAATAAGATTAATGAACTATCTCTAGAAGATTTTGAAAAATCTAGTCTTGCTTATAATATGAAAGCTACCGAGCTTTTAAAAATGGCAAAACCATATATAGATAAGGCTGCTTCTGGAGATAAAAATGCCACAGATGCATTTGAATTCTTACAAACAACGTTGGTTTTAATAGACCACATGGACAATGTAAGAGAAACATTAGCAATAACCTCTACAGAAAGATTAATTCCGCCAACTACAGGTTTTGCCCAAGAAAGTATTACAATTTCTGAAAGTACTCCTGCTTCTACACAACCTATTCCTACGCCTACTGTTGCTCCATCAGCACCAAGTACTCCTGTTGCTGTTGTACCAAAACCAGCAAATGTTCCGTCTGCACCTGCAGAATTAATGATGTCTGATTTGGCTTTTGAATATGAAGGAGGTGTGACAACTTTATCAAAAGGGGGTTCTGGGAAAATAAAATTAAGAGTTGATAATTGGGGTAAAGGAGCTGCTGTAAAACCTATAGTAAAGTTATTACCAACAATGTCTGTTCCTGGTTTATCATTTGATAGAGCAGTAGAAATAAAAGATTTAGGACCAGGTGAAGGTGTTCAGGTTGAAATTTCTGTGCACTACGAAAAACCTAATGCAGTATCTAGAGGGTTTAAAACAATTAAAGCTCCTCAGAATAAGTTTAGAGTAATGATTCAAGATTCTCTGAATAACCGATCAGATATGCAAGAGTTTGTATTGAACTTAGACCAATCTGAATCTACTGCTTCTACTCCTGCAGTTGCTGTAAAAACAGTACAACAGGGTAAAAACTACTTATTGTTAATTGCATGTAACGATTATCAACAATGGACTCCATTAGTAAATGCAGTAAACGATGCAAAAAAAATTAAAGACGTTTTAACCACTTACTACCACTACGATAAAGAGAATGTTTTTGAGATTTATAACGGTGATGTTACTAAATCAAATATTTCGAAGATGGTAAGGGAGATCAATACTAAAATTGGTGAAGAAGATAAACTTCTAATCTATTATTCAGGTCATGGTTATTACGACGATTTCACACAAGAAGGTTATTGGGTACCAGCAAGTGCTGCAATGTCTCAAGATGATATGTCTTCTTATTTATCGAACACCACAATTCTGAATTACATTAAAGGATTAAATACTAAACATACGCTTTTAATAGCAGATGCGTGTTTCTCTGGTTCTTTATTTGCCACAAAATCAAGAGGTATGATGTACGCAGAACGCGTAGAAAACTTTAAATCGAGATGGGGATTATCATCTGGTGGTTTAACAGAAGTATCTGATGGTAATGCAGGAGAACATAGTCCATTCAATCATTATTTGACAAAATACCTAGTAAACAATACGATAGAAAAACTGACAATTTCAAGTATCGCATTATATGTAAGGCAAACAGTAATGAGTAATACAATGCAAGAACCACAAGGTAAACCATTACGAAATGTTGGTCATGAAGGCGGAGAATATATCTTTCATTTAAAGGCAAGCCCTACTATTGAAGAAGGGAAGTAA
- a CDS encoding Cof-type HAD-IIB family hydrolase: MNLGYKMLVLDMDDTLLRDDHTISDRNKSVLRKAQENGIKVVLASGRPTPAMIEFARDLELDTFGSYIISYNGGTLIDMVDESIMFSQSLSKNDIHALSDFAKKNNVDIITYTNDSIISESHSEFIQVEIDITKMRFDQVGDFKKATDFDAVKCIMLEDPTYLKTIKPLLVKEFPNLNCSFSKPFFLEVTQNGIDKAATIQRLCEFTGIKQEEVIAVGNAGNDLSMVEFAGLGVWVDNVTPELRDKADVIVSSNNDDGVAEVVEQYLLKEQMVFN; encoded by the coding sequence ATGAACTTAGGATATAAAATGCTAGTCCTTGATATGGATGATACCTTATTAAGAGACGATCATACCATCTCGGATAGAAATAAATCTGTGCTTAGAAAAGCACAAGAAAATGGAATTAAAGTTGTTTTAGCTTCTGGCAGACCAACACCTGCTATGATAGAGTTTGCAAGAGATTTAGAATTAGATACATTCGGTTCTTATATCATTTCTTATAACGGTGGAACTTTAATAGATATGGTAGACGAGAGTATAATGTTCTCTCAAAGTCTATCAAAAAATGATATCCATGCATTATCAGATTTTGCGAAAAAAAATAATGTTGATATTATCACATATACAAATGATAGTATTATAAGTGAATCTCACTCTGAGTTTATTCAGGTTGAAATTGATATTACTAAAATGCGTTTTGATCAGGTAGGAGACTTTAAAAAAGCAACTGATTTTGATGCGGTTAAGTGTATAATGTTAGAAGACCCTACTTATTTAAAAACGATAAAACCATTATTGGTAAAAGAATTTCCAAATTTAAATTGCTCTTTTTCTAAACCATTCTTCTTAGAAGTTACTCAAAATGGAATAGATAAAGCAGCTACTATTCAAAGACTTTGCGAATTTACAGGAATTAAGCAAGAAGAAGTTATTGCAGTTGGTAATGCAGGAAACGATCTTTCTATGGTAGAATTTGCAGGATTGGGTGTTTGGGTTGATAATGTAACACCAGAATTAAGAGACAAAGCTGATGTTATTGTATCATCTAACAACGATGACGGAGTGGCTGAAGTAGTAGAGCAATATCTACTTAAAGAACAAATGGTTTTTAATTAA
- a CDS encoding erythromycin esterase family protein, with the protein MKTLIIFLVLIPFSIFAQTVTPVKRNDFSFLKNEISNDTKFVFLGEANHRYKKIFDTQIDIIKYLVDSMGYNMVTFESSYYNLEKANENIEKGASKSAEYKSNIFPIWTQHSNFDTLVNFLDDRDIKIRGFDNQFTNRNLRPHISGDFNKYHDQIQNYELWEEAVIQVGETYIPKKGVTYSDLHSIHQKLFEVINKDQKIDIKRRDFLIATLSNINSLIEDYYRDHIDTLTNDTFKAYNSNTRDSLMAENLERLSNNYPNKKIICIGANGHFAKDTKFMDPSESKKYKPMGERITEKYGDKSVFILAITGFDDMYTITPSIEKSFHKKNFKYGYKSLNEKSNFSSYAYDLNTNITFDWSNVFDGLFLIHNISDYTNVTFADQNTKQGIPYLHILNDKNKLIGVCDINGEYNFLNSKKEIITLSGIGYEPKTIDTSSLNDTLFLNENSRILGEVEIYSKGISAKKIMKNVRKNISKNYNQEGFVLAAENELINETDNKILKRRLYDEIDPNGYSDLNYVTRLMFKVDEWRYIKNDTSITCVAEQELDSLRYSNFIIGTGSQNLKDIIDVRHHNFLNSKHNYQFILQENEYINKKLHYVVYFKAENPGYKNTGGDDFIDIKNYSGKLYVNASNYAITKAVINTIYNPRNDINIMTDNFHELNLKNKQFSHETFYYKKTNGFYYLSKHEVHSNLGKNIVSKTTYKLTDKPPKPFK; encoded by the coding sequence ATGAAAACATTAATAATATTTCTAGTCTTAATTCCTTTTTCGATCTTCGCACAGACCGTAACTCCTGTTAAAAGGAATGATTTTTCATTTTTGAAAAACGAAATCTCGAATGATACAAAGTTTGTTTTTTTAGGAGAAGCAAATCATAGATATAAGAAAATTTTCGATACACAGATAGATATTATTAAATACTTAGTCGATTCTATGGGATATAATATGGTTACCTTTGAAAGTAGTTATTATAACCTTGAAAAAGCTAATGAAAATATTGAAAAAGGAGCTTCTAAATCAGCAGAGTATAAAAGCAATATTTTTCCTATATGGACACAACATTCTAATTTCGATACTTTAGTTAATTTCCTTGATGATAGAGATATTAAAATAAGAGGTTTTGATAACCAATTTACAAATCGAAATTTAAGGCCACATATTTCAGGTGACTTTAATAAATATCATGATCAAATACAGAATTATGAATTGTGGGAAGAAGCAGTAATTCAAGTTGGAGAAACATATATTCCAAAAAAGGGAGTTACTTATTCTGATTTACACTCTATTCATCAAAAACTGTTTGAGGTAATTAATAAAGATCAAAAAATTGATATAAAAAGACGTGATTTTTTAATAGCTACTTTATCAAATATTAATAGCTTAATTGAAGATTATTATCGAGATCATATTGATACCTTAACGAATGATACTTTTAAAGCTTACAATAGTAACACAAGAGACTCTTTAATGGCAGAGAACCTTGAAAGGTTAAGCAACAATTACCCTAATAAAAAAATAATCTGTATTGGTGCAAATGGTCATTTTGCAAAAGATACAAAATTTATGGATCCCTCTGAATCCAAAAAATATAAACCAATGGGGGAAAGAATTACTGAAAAATATGGAGATAAGTCTGTATTTATTTTAGCAATTACTGGATTTGATGACATGTATACAATAACTCCTTCAATTGAAAAATCTTTCCACAAAAAAAACTTTAAATATGGCTATAAATCCTTGAATGAAAAATCAAACTTTAGTAGCTATGCATATGATTTAAATACGAATATAACATTCGATTGGAGTAATGTATTTGATGGTTTATTTTTAATCCACAATATTAGTGACTATACCAATGTCACCTTTGCTGACCAAAACACAAAACAAGGAATCCCCTACCTCCATATATTAAATGATAAGAATAAATTAATTGGTGTTTGCGATATTAATGGTGAGTATAATTTCTTGAATAGTAAAAAAGAAATAATCACACTTAGTGGCATTGGCTATGAACCAAAAACGATTGATACCTCAAGCCTTAATGATACTCTATTTTTAAATGAAAATAGTCGTATTCTAGGTGAAGTTGAAATTTATTCTAAAGGCATCAGTGCAAAAAAAATAATGAAGAATGTTCGTAAAAACATCTCTAAAAATTATAATCAAGAAGGGTTTGTCCTAGCAGCTGAAAATGAATTAATAAATGAAACAGACAATAAAATACTAAAAAGGAGACTGTACGATGAAATTGATCCTAATGGTTATTCAGATTTAAATTATGTTACTAGATTAATGTTCAAAGTTGATGAATGGAGGTATATTAAAAATGATACATCCATTACATGTGTAGCAGAACAAGAACTTGATAGTTTAAGGTATTCAAATTTTATAATTGGAACTGGATCTCAAAATTTAAAAGATATAATTGATGTTAGACATCATAATTTTTTAAACTCAAAACATAACTATCAATTTATACTACAAGAAAACGAGTATATAAATAAAAAATTACATTATGTAGTTTATTTTAAAGCCGAAAACCCTGGTTACAAAAACACAGGAGGAGATGATTTTATTGATATAAAAAATTATTCAGGAAAATTATATGTCAATGCCTCAAATTATGCTATTACTAAAGCTGTTATAAATACTATTTACAACCCTCGTAACGATATAAATATCATGACTGATAATTTTCACGAGTTAAATTTAAAAAACAAACAGTTTTCACACGAAACATTTTACTATAAGAAAACCAATGGTTTTTATTATTTATCTAAGCATGAGGTTCATTCAAATTTAGGGAAAAATATAGTATCAAAAACAACATATAAATTAACTGATAAGCCCCCAAAGCCTTTTAAATAA